GATCTGGTGGTCGCAGGCCCGCACCTCCAGGGTGCCGATGGGGCTGTCTGCCGTCATCCCCTCCAGGGCGTCGATGAACTTCTCCTTGTCGATCTTCCCGGCCTTCGCATAGGCCTTCTCGAGGAACTGCGCCGCCATGTACCCGTAGACGGCCCCGCTCTTGGGATGCCGGTGGAACCGCTTCTGGAACTCCTCCGCGAAGGACTTGTTCTCCTTCGTGTCCGGGTAGTAGAAGAGGTAGTTCGCGGTTCCGAACACCCCTTCCGGCGCGTTCTGCCCCTGCGGCATCAGGGTGGAGAGCTCGATCCCGGTGTGCTGGTAGAAGGGGACCCGCTTGTTGAACCCGGTGGACTGCGCCGCCTTCTGGAAGTTCACCATGCTCCCGCCGCCGGTGGCGACGATCACGAAATCCGGCTTCGCCGCGAGGATCTGGGTGATGTAGGGGGTAAAGTCGCTCTCCCGCATCTTCCACCAGGTTTCTCCCAAAAGCGTAACCTTCGGGTTCAGCTTCTTCAGGTTGCCGAAGATGCTCTCCGCGATCGCGTGCCCGTACTCGTAGTCGTCCCCGGCGATCCAGTACCTGGCGTACGGCTTCTTCGCGAGCACCGTCGCCGTGGCCCGTCCGATCATGTCCGTGTTCTCGTTCATGCCGAACACGTAGCGGTGTCCCTTCTCCCCGGTGATCTTCCCGCTCTTGGAGAAGGTCACGAGGAAGGGGACCTTCTCCTTCTTCGCGAGGTCGGAGATCGCCAGCGCCGTCGCGCTGTTGATCGTGCCCATGAGGATGTCGACGTTCTCCTGGAGGATCAGCTCCTTCGCCAGCGTCAGCCCGACGTCCGACTTGAAGGTGTCGTCGCGCAGCAGCACCTCGATCTTCTTCCCGAGCACGCCCCCCTTCGCGTTGATCTTGTCCACCGCCATCTGGAACCCGTCCCGCACGTCGTTGGTGTAGGTCGTCACCGGCCCGGTGTAGGTGTCCACGATCCCCACCTTGATCGTGTCGCCGGCGAATCCCGTTGCGGCCACCACGCACGCCAGTACGACTCCCCCCAGGAACAATCCGATCCGCCTCATCGCTTCCCCCCATTTGGTATGAAGTAGAGGACAACCACGTCCGGGTCCGGCTTCGCCGCGTACAACCGCTCCAGGAGCCCTTTCCGCCGTTCCAGGGCCGCCCTCTGGTTGATGTATCCCTTGTCGGTGATCTCGTTCGCGTCGATCGAGGGCGGCTCGGTCATGAGCAGCAGCCGCCCGACCCTCGCCGCGGAGCCCTCCTGCCGGGCGTTGTGGTCCGCCAGCGCCTTGCGCAGGTGATCGACCACCTCCCGCCTCCGGACGAGCGCCTCGACCGGCAGCGTCCCGTCGGCGTCCCCGCAGAGCTGCCGGCATCCCTGGAGATTCGGCCAGGCGAGGATCCCGACCTCCGCCCGGTCGTGGCCGGCCACCAGGGCATCCTGGAGCGCGGGAGCGGCCGCCGCCATGACGGCCAGCCGCAGCGTCCCCGCGTGGACCCAGGTCCCCGTGTCGAGCTTGAAATCCTCCGCGACCCGCCCGTCGAAGGCGATCCCCTTGGTGGGATCGCCCGGGTCGACGAACCTTCCCGCGTCGCCGATCCGGTAGAACTCCTCGTCGTCGAACGCCTCCC
The window above is part of the Deltaproteobacteria bacterium GWC2_65_14 genome. Proteins encoded here:
- a CDS encoding amino acid ABC transporter substrate-binding protein, which encodes MRRIGLFLGGVVLACVVAATGFAGDTIKVGIVDTYTGPVTTYTNDVRDGFQMAVDKINAKGGVLGKKIEVLLRDDTFKSDVGLTLAKELILQENVDILMGTINSATALAISDLAKKEKVPFLVTFSKSGKITGEKGHRYVFGMNENTDMIGRATATVLAKKPYARYWIAGDDYEYGHAIAESIFGNLKKLNPKVTLLGETWWKMRESDFTPYITQILAAKPDFVIVATGGGSMVNFQKAAQSTGFNKRVPFYQHTGIELSTLMPQGQNAPEGVFGTANYLFYYPDTKENKSFAEEFQKRFHRHPKSGAVYGYMAAQFLEKAYAKAGKIDKEKFIDALEGMTADSPIGTLEVRACDHQIVLPMYFGVTRKSPRYEFLVAGDILSVSGKDYMPSCEEIMKERAK